The window GTCATATCCATAGCAATATCCATAGCAGCTCCACTTGCTCCAATAACTATTGCAGAATAAAAAATATCCAATATATTTATACTCATAGCACTTGAAAAAACTACACTTTGAGCTAGAGGTTGATTCATACCATCAATTCTAAAAGTATCACCAAACATAAAAGTTAAAGCTGCTGTTACAAAAAGTCCTGACATAGTTCCTAAAAAAGCACTTGTTCCCTTTTTAGTAAATCCTGCTACTAAAAATATAATTAAAGCTGATAACAATATCAATGTAAAAATTGTTATCATAAAAACATTTTCTCCCTTTTTTAATGCTGGTATTAGATACTCCCAAATTATAGCTACACTTCCTATAAAAGACACTAAAGATTGAACTCCAACCTTTCTTGCATAAACTATCAGTAAACTAACAAAAATAAAAGCAAGTCCACCTATTTTTTCAATTCTCAACAGTGATAGAGCTTTTCCTTTTAATTCTCCATTATCATCTGTTACCACCATAAGAATTTTATCTTTTTCTTTGTAAAATTCATCATACTCCATACTTCCACTTAAAAGATTTCTTACTTCTAAAGTTTTTCCCTTATACTCTCCAGTTAAAATTTCAACATTTAAATATTGAGAGCCTATCTTTGATATTCCTTGAACTATTGCGTCACTATTATCTACTGTAAGCACTCTTCCAATATTTTCCTGTTTAAAGAAAAACCCTTCCAGTTTTCCTTTAAAAACTAGAAGGGTAAGAAGAATCACTACAATAGAGATTCCTATTTTTCTCACTCTATT is drawn from Fusobacterium varium and contains these coding sequences:
- a CDS encoding YibE/F family protein — encoded protein: MRKIGISIVVILLTLLVFKGKLEGFFFKQENIGRVLTVDNSDAIVQGISKIGSQYLNVEILTGEYKGKTLEVRNLLSGSMEYDEFYKEKDKILMVVTDDNGELKGKALSLLRIEKIGGLAFIFVSLLIVYARKVGVQSLVSFIGSVAIIWEYLIPALKKGENVFMITIFTLILLSALIIFLVAGFTKKGTSAFLGTMSGLFVTAALTFMFGDTFRIDGMNQPLAQSVVFSSAMSINILDIFYSAIVIGASGAAMDIAMDMTATIQELKYHNPKISRKDLIKSGFNVGRSVIGTMTTTLLLAYSGGFLTLLILFLERDTTILQILNMKLVVSEIIKIIIGSIGLVVVAPITTYIASFIYSMEEKK